From a region of the Lentilactobacillus curieae genome:
- a CDS encoding ABC transporter ATP-binding protein, with protein sequence MLNVKDLKKNYPGFKLDVSFQVPEGSVVGLIGRNGAGKSTVLKAIGNLIERDAGEVSFDGTDVKKLSTDGKEQFGYVFPDSTVPEKFTALDTVKLLKSTFKHFSESQFMDLAAKLKLPLDKAVKDLSTGNQAKLKTIIALTHNAKILVLDEPTAGLDVVVRQQIIELLQDYLDADETRSILITTHISSDLASLADRVMLIDDGKLIFKEDTDKIVDSYALLKLTEAQYDNVDKQYLLKANKTDFGYSALTDQRSFYAENYPEVVIEQTSIDDIILFFVGGIDHE encoded by the coding sequence ATGCTAAACGTGAAGGATTTAAAAAAGAACTATCCAGGATTTAAACTTGACGTGAGTTTTCAAGTTCCGGAGGGTTCTGTAGTCGGACTGATTGGTAGAAACGGTGCTGGTAAATCGACCGTGTTAAAGGCAATTGGCAATTTAATTGAGCGGGATGCAGGCGAGGTTTCCTTTGATGGGACTGATGTCAAAAAACTGTCCACTGATGGCAAAGAGCAGTTTGGTTACGTATTCCCAGATAGTACAGTGCCAGAAAAGTTCACAGCATTGGATACGGTCAAACTTCTAAAGTCTACGTTTAAACACTTTTCTGAGTCGCAGTTCATGGATTTAGCAGCTAAACTCAAGCTTCCGTTGGACAAAGCAGTTAAGGATCTATCAACAGGTAATCAAGCAAAATTGAAGACGATCATTGCATTGACGCATAATGCTAAAATTTTAGTTTTAGATGAACCGACTGCGGGACTGGACGTTGTTGTTCGCCAGCAAATCATCGAATTACTGCAAGACTACCTAGATGCAGATGAAACTAGAAGTATTTTGATCACCACGCACATTTCCAGTGATTTAGCTTCACTTGCTGATCGGGTGATGCTGATTGATGACGGTAAGTTGATTTTTAAAGAAGATACAGATAAGATTGTCGATTCGTACGCACTGCTAAAATTAACCGAAGCACAATACGACAATGTTGATAAGCAATACTTGTTGAAAGCAAACAAGACCGATTTTGGTTATAGTGCGTTGACCGATCAAAGAAGTTTTTACGCAGAAAATTATCCTGAAGTTGTGATTGAACAAACGTCAATTGATGACATTATCTTGTTTTTTGTAGGAGGGATTGACCATGAGTAG
- a CDS encoding GntR family transcriptional regulator has protein sequence MNLIISKNSMVPIYEQIVDQIKKQMVAGQLLEGTPLPSVRSVAKDQHISALTVKKAYDQLETEGLVNTVHGKGSFIAKINSDEQVTEIGKEIKTEFGKTISKAQSLGLTDKQITELFSDELEGK, from the coding sequence GTGAATCTGATAATTTCAAAAAATTCAATGGTGCCGATCTATGAACAGATTGTTGACCAAATTAAGAAGCAGATGGTTGCTGGACAGCTACTTGAAGGCACGCCGCTCCCATCGGTTAGAAGTGTAGCCAAGGATCAACACATCAGTGCGTTGACCGTAAAAAAAGCGTACGACCAGCTTGAAACTGAGGGTTTGGTTAACACGGTTCACGGAAAGGGAAGCTTTATCGCAAAAATCAATTCGGATGAACAAGTCACCGAAATTGGTAAAGAAATTAAGACAGAGTTTGGCAAGACAATCAGCAAGGCCCAGAGCTTAGGACTAACTGATAAGCAGATTACTGAACTGTTTTCAGATGAATTGGAGGGAAAGTAA
- a CDS encoding TPM domain-containing protein, translated as MKLGRTIYITLFTLLLAFCFTIPANAEKLQTEPVIQDDMGLLSSSQIDEINQINDKLAKLKSPQQIWVYTSRSAPDYYDSGFADDTGNHGQVKISDSVSESAKVKIAEQLGIDYNNPTTMQTDKLNNTTMITVIFVSPSMKQPVSVAMSDDMDSTMGGIRQTFFNFKIDNQTMSGTNIVNTAKNYSAFMEKHLDTHTMDSGPEWDTTITWTLIFLGIFFLIRHIVKGKTGGGSSGSGNSYDSGFGDGWWLGQNSGNDERY; from the coding sequence ATGAAACTAGGTCGTACTATCTACATAACTTTATTTACCCTGCTACTTGCATTCTGTTTTACAATACCGGCAAATGCAGAAAAGCTCCAAACAGAACCGGTAATTCAAGACGACATGGGCTTACTGTCGAGTAGTCAAATAGATGAAATTAATCAAATAAATGATAAGTTAGCAAAGCTAAAGTCGCCCCAACAGATTTGGGTATACACATCGAGATCAGCTCCGGATTATTACGATTCCGGATTTGCTGACGACACTGGCAATCATGGGCAAGTCAAAATCTCTGATTCTGTTTCGGAATCGGCTAAGGTTAAAATTGCTGAACAACTTGGGATTGACTACAATAACCCAACGACCATGCAGACTGACAAATTGAACAACACAACGATGATCACCGTCATCTTCGTTTCACCATCCATGAAGCAGCCAGTCTCAGTTGCAATGTCCGATGACATGGACTCCACTATGGGTGGCATTCGCCAGACATTCTTCAATTTTAAAATTGATAATCAGACAATGAGTGGTACGAACATTGTTAACACTGCCAAGAACTATTCTGCGTTTATGGAGAAACATTTAGACACACATACTATGGACAGTGGACCAGAATGGGATACCACCATTACCTGGACGCTTATTTTTCTGGGGATATTCTTTCTCATTCGTCACATCGTCAAAGGTAAAACTGGCGGTGGCAGCAGTGGTAGCGGCAACAGTTACGACAGCGGATTCGGTGACGGCTGGTGGCTGGGACAGAATTCGGGAAATGATGAGAGGTATTGA
- a CDS encoding threonine/serine ThrE exporter family protein produces the protein METIPSKDLSTDNKALIAAVLSMGKGLIEFGSEVKRAEDTMNRIINSSTFLTPDEKQESYVYVTINSIFFRNGNVDVDFVNVLNREFNLDKVAKLNQLSRDYSAQKISIQKLLASIKKVLKEPAKKKFSWLAYSVLSSSVTLILNGSVLECALAAIIGLVTSQSYPFFRRYLNNKFLPEFIAAFIGGLMAALFCKFFKLDPTLLYTAAIIPMVPGIALTNGVHDTFDDYFISGPVMILESLTTLVSISLGITLVQVLPLGIQASGEIQVTTVSLVAQIIGSALCSVSFAYIIHASKSMFWPISVAGALTWIAYVEVTSLSHNSLLNTLVSVGILSLVSQYFAKRYKAPMTIFFIPSLVALVPGITMFVGLSQLGTGQTAAAITTLIGVMANLLGLTIGSITGDEVYRLFMLVKNKVVNLS, from the coding sequence ATGGAAACCATTCCCAGCAAAGACCTATCAACAGACAATAAGGCGCTAATTGCGGCAGTTTTATCCATGGGCAAGGGACTAATTGAGTTCGGTTCTGAAGTTAAACGTGCCGAAGACACCATGAACCGAATCATCAATAGCTCCACATTCCTAACGCCTGATGAAAAACAAGAATCGTACGTCTACGTCACCATTAACTCAATCTTTTTTCGTAACGGCAACGTTGATGTGGATTTCGTAAACGTCTTGAACCGTGAATTTAATTTGGATAAAGTCGCCAAATTAAATCAATTGTCCCGCGATTACTCTGCTCAAAAAATTTCAATTCAAAAATTATTGGCGAGTATCAAAAAGGTACTAAAAGAGCCAGCCAAGAAAAAGTTCTCCTGGCTGGCATATAGTGTTTTAAGTTCAAGTGTGACACTGATTTTAAACGGGAGCGTGTTGGAATGTGCCTTAGCTGCAATTATCGGACTGGTAACCAGCCAGTCCTATCCATTTTTTAGACGCTATTTAAACAACAAGTTCTTGCCGGAATTTATTGCGGCGTTCATTGGCGGTTTAATGGCCGCACTGTTTTGTAAGTTTTTCAAGCTCGACCCAACGTTACTATACACTGCCGCAATCATCCCCATGGTTCCTGGAATCGCTCTAACCAACGGGGTGCACGATACCTTCGATGACTATTTCATCTCTGGTCCGGTCATGATTCTGGAAAGCTTGACGACCCTGGTATCAATTTCGCTAGGAATCACGCTGGTTCAAGTCCTACCTTTGGGAATCCAGGCCTCCGGAGAAATTCAGGTAACAACGGTATCGTTAGTTGCCCAGATTATTGGAAGCGCACTTTGTTCAGTTTCATTTGCTTACATTATTCACGCATCCAAGTCGATGTTTTGGCCCATCAGTGTTGCCGGGGCATTAACCTGGATTGCCTACGTAGAGGTCACATCCCTCTCCCACAACAGTTTGCTAAACACGTTAGTTAGCGTCGGCATCCTGTCTTTAGTTTCACAATATTTTGCCAAACGCTACAAGGCACCGATGACGATCTTCTTCATCCCGTCATTAGTTGCCCTGGTCCCCGGAATCACCATGTTCGTTGGCCTCAGCCAACTAGGTACAGGCCAAACTGCAGCGGCAATTACCACCCTAATTGGGGTGATGGCTAATTTGCTTGGCCTAACCATTGGCAGTATTACTGGTGATGAGGTGTATAGACTGTTTATGCTGGTGAAAAATAAGGTGGTTAACCTAAGTTAA
- a CDS encoding MFS transporter has protein sequence MFNFLKASPDATQKVPDDQVASVYKRKQLGVIIATSLTYISYYIIRLIFTTEQAPIMKQYGFSIGQIGLILSTFGVGYGISKLFMGALSDKSNTKVFLATGLYASSVLNAFLGFTRNFWVILGLMLLISITQAAGAPACQREINLWFSKKHRGTMYAIWSSAHNAGAFVCVACVQLATFLFSGSLTAVFLTASVISAVIATLMLLINSERPETEGLPNMAEYSGEVELTESGKSTAKDVTTESTWNIFVHDILMNKVVWAVTLTSMSLYLVRYGVMSWIPSYLPTKGFSEDWAKWLVGIFELAAVPGVIIMGAISDALKGRRALVCFLCLLGMIACLIAYFTSANHAVIVAVLFVLGSLIYAPLTLVGLMVNEAVPNYAVGFSTGFMGFFQYVFGETAATALIGNLVAKFGWVAQSSTIYVAAAVAFLLLVYLLFKERKILAMEEKATAEKAKSEE, from the coding sequence ATGTTCAACTTTTTGAAGGCGTCGCCTGACGCTACGCAAAAGGTGCCGGATGATCAAGTCGCTAGCGTGTACAAGCGCAAACAACTCGGGGTTATCATCGCTACCAGTCTGACGTACATTAGCTATTATATTATTCGTCTAATTTTCACGACTGAACAGGCACCAATTATGAAGCAGTATGGCTTCAGTATCGGCCAAATTGGTTTGATCTTATCAACATTCGGGGTTGGGTACGGAATATCTAAATTATTCATGGGTGCCCTTTCTGATAAGTCAAACACCAAGGTATTCTTGGCCACCGGGCTTTATGCTTCTAGTGTTTTAAACGCTTTTCTAGGATTCACCCGTAATTTCTGGGTGATTTTAGGATTGATGTTATTGATTTCAATTACGCAGGCAGCTGGTGCCCCAGCTTGTCAGCGGGAAATCAACCTGTGGTTTTCTAAGAAACACAGAGGAACCATGTACGCAATCTGGTCATCAGCCCATAATGCTGGTGCTTTCGTATGTGTGGCCTGTGTGCAACTTGCAACTTTCCTTTTCTCTGGATCATTGACTGCTGTGTTCCTTACAGCATCAGTAATTTCAGCAGTTATCGCCACTTTGATGCTGTTGATTAACTCAGAACGTCCAGAAACTGAAGGTTTGCCAAACATGGCTGAATATTCTGGTGAAGTTGAATTGACTGAATCAGGAAAATCAACCGCTAAGGATGTCACCACTGAATCAACTTGGAACATCTTCGTTCACGATATTTTGATGAACAAAGTTGTTTGGGCAGTTACTTTAACTTCAATGTCACTATATCTTGTCCGTTACGGGGTTATGAGCTGGATTCCAAGTTACTTACCTACCAAGGGATTTTCTGAAGACTGGGCAAAATGGTTAGTTGGTATCTTTGAATTGGCAGCTGTTCCCGGAGTTATCATCATGGGAGCAATTTCCGATGCATTAAAAGGTCGGCGGGCATTAGTATGTTTCCTATGTTTGTTAGGCATGATTGCTTGCCTTATTGCCTACTTTACCAGTGCAAACCACGCTGTTATCGTGGCAGTTTTGTTCGTCCTTGGTTCATTAATTTACGCCCCACTTACTTTAGTGGGACTAATGGTTAATGAAGCCGTACCAAACTACGCCGTTGGTTTCTCAACTGGATTCATGGGATTCTTCCAATACGTGTTTGGTGAAACTGCCGCCACTGCTCTAATTGGTAACTTAGTTGCCAAATTTGGCTGGGTGGCTCAATCATCCACAATTTATGTAGCTGCTGCCGTTGCCTTCTTATTGCTTGTTTACTTACTGTTCAAGGAACGTAAGATTCTAGCAATGGAAGAAAAAGCAACCGCAGAAAAGGCTAAGTCTGAAGAATAA
- a CDS encoding DNA/RNA non-specific endonuclease, with protein sequence MLVFGLTISSQAVVNPTPTNAATYVYITRTGKHYFYHRHNRGLNRAKKVFKVRLSTARRRGLTLAKTDYNPHRKTVKRVKRRTVRRAVRRNPTVKKTNYHGKIISLVNGNRPTFTKSDLSTARGPWQYYGNLDGLNRATLAKAMLNERLMPTAEREPLYFNPTGWKNKRTSTGWLYNRCHLIGYQLTGQNNNPRNLITGTRELNDPAMLKYENQIASYLKMNSRHYVRYSVAPDFKGNNLLASGIHMQAKSVGSNDVSFNVYIHNVEPGYTLNYATGTSVKN encoded by the coding sequence ATGCTAGTTTTCGGACTGACCATTAGTTCGCAAGCCGTTGTGAATCCGACACCTACAAATGCAGCCACATACGTGTACATTACACGGACTGGCAAGCACTACTTTTATCATCGCCACAATCGTGGTTTGAATCGGGCTAAGAAAGTTTTCAAAGTTAGACTTTCTACTGCTAGACGGCGAGGGTTGACCTTAGCCAAAACCGACTACAATCCTCACAGGAAGACGGTTAAACGGGTCAAACGCCGCACAGTCAGACGAGCGGTTCGGCGAAATCCAACCGTCAAAAAGACAAATTACCATGGCAAGATTATTTCCTTAGTCAACGGTAATCGGCCAACGTTTACCAAAAGCGACCTCTCTACTGCTCGCGGTCCTTGGCAATATTACGGTAATCTTGATGGGCTAAATCGGGCTACGCTAGCTAAGGCAATGCTTAATGAGCGCTTAATGCCGACAGCTGAGCGTGAGCCGCTCTATTTTAACCCGACCGGTTGGAAGAACAAACGTACCAGTACAGGTTGGCTGTACAATCGTTGTCACCTAATTGGTTATCAACTAACTGGCCAGAACAACAATCCTCGTAATCTGATTACTGGAACGCGAGAGTTGAATGATCCGGCAATGCTTAAGTATGAAAACCAGATTGCTAGCTATTTGAAAATGAATTCACGCCATTATGTGCGGTATTCAGTTGCTCCTGATTTTAAGGGCAACAACCTGTTAGCCTCAGGGATTCATATGCAAGCTAAATCAGTTGGTAGCAATGATGTGAGTTTCAATGTTTATATTCATAATGTTGAACCAGGATACACGTTAAATTACGCAACTGGAACTAGTGTTAAAAATTAA
- a CDS encoding glucose 1-dehydrogenase, whose protein sequence is MTDRLKDKVAIITGGVAGIGLGIAECYVREGAKVVLTANHNVDGGKAAVEKFGEDNALFVQQDVSQEADWEKVIEETMNKFGKVDIVVNNAGVPPVQVPINQLDMKDWNRIISINLTGTFLGIKHGMNAMLKSGGGSIINISSIEGFVGVPTGGPYNASKGGVRAMTKAAALDATTGDYNIRVNSVHPGFIDTPILPEESRKQLASITPMKHIGDPQDIGELCIYLGSAESKFATGSEFVVDGGFIAQ, encoded by the coding sequence ATGACAGATCGTTTAAAGGACAAAGTTGCCATTATCACTGGTGGGGTTGCCGGAATCGGGCTTGGAATCGCCGAATGTTACGTGCGTGAAGGAGCTAAGGTCGTTTTAACGGCCAACCATAACGTTGATGGTGGAAAGGCCGCCGTCGAAAAATTTGGTGAGGATAACGCCCTCTTTGTTCAACAAGATGTTTCTCAAGAAGCTGACTGGGAAAAGGTTATCGAAGAAACCATGAATAAGTTTGGCAAGGTCGACATCGTTGTTAATAACGCTGGCGTTCCACCAGTTCAAGTGCCAATTAATCAGTTAGACATGAAAGATTGGAATAGAATTATTTCAATTAACTTAACTGGAACCTTCTTAGGTATTAAACATGGAATGAACGCAATGCTTAAGAGCGGTGGCGGATCAATTATCAACATTTCTTCAATCGAAGGCTTTGTTGGTGTCCCAACCGGAGGTCCTTACAACGCAAGTAAGGGTGGCGTTCGGGCAATGACTAAGGCCGCAGCACTTGATGCCACTACTGGGGATTACAACATCCGCGTAAACTCAGTCCACCCAGGATTTATTGACACGCCAATCCTGCCAGAAGAGTCACGCAAGCAATTAGCTTCAATTACGCCAATGAAGCATATTGGTGATCCACAAGATATTGGTGAGCTTTGTATCTACCTTGGCTCGGCTGAATCTAAGTTTGCCACTGGATCAGAATTTGTTGTTGATGGTGGATTTATCGCTCAATAA
- a CDS encoding Nramp family divalent metal transporter, translated as MDKETTPKKHHLIEYANGRSLEEINGTVEVPKGKGFWKTLFMYSGPGALVAVGYMDPGNWSTSITGGQSFQYLLMSVILMSSLIAMLLQYMAAKLGIVTQMDLAQAIRARTSKALGIVLWILTELAIMATDIAEVIGAAIALYLLFHIPLVYAVFITVFDVLLLLLLTKVGFRKIEAIVVCLILVILFVFVYQVALSKPDWLGVFGGLVPTTKTFSGGPNVGGMNPLSGALGIIGATVMPHNLYLHSAVSQTRKVDHNDEEDVARTVRFSTWDSNIQLSFAFVVNSLLLIMGVAVFKTGAVKDPSFFGLFQALSDTSVLSNGILIGVAKSGILSILFAVALLASGQNSTITGTLTGQVIMEGFIHMKMPLWLRRLVTRLISVIPVLLCVAMTSRQSPIQQHQALNTLMNNSQVFLAFALPFSMLPLLMMTNSAEEMGNRFKNSRLVNWLGWISVVALTVLNMKGLPDSIEGFFGDHATAAQLHLADNIAYVVIALILALLAWTIYDLYKSNKKYRLQTQNA; from the coding sequence ATGGATAAAGAAACTACTCCGAAGAAGCATCATTTAATTGAATACGCAAATGGTCGCTCTTTGGAAGAAATCAACGGAACTGTTGAGGTACCAAAAGGCAAAGGATTCTGGAAAACATTATTTATGTATTCTGGGCCGGGTGCATTAGTAGCGGTTGGATATATGGATCCAGGTAATTGGTCAACTTCAATTACTGGTGGTCAAAGTTTCCAATACCTATTAATGTCTGTGATCTTAATGTCGAGTTTAATTGCAATGTTATTGCAGTACATGGCGGCTAAACTGGGCATTGTGACTCAAATGGATCTTGCACAAGCAATTCGGGCAAGAACTAGTAAGGCTTTAGGAATCGTTCTATGGATCCTAACAGAGTTAGCTATTATGGCGACAGATATCGCTGAAGTTATTGGAGCAGCCATTGCTTTATATCTTTTATTCCATATTCCATTGGTATACGCAGTTTTCATCACAGTATTTGATGTATTGTTATTGCTATTATTGACGAAAGTCGGGTTTAGAAAGATTGAAGCAATCGTTGTTTGTTTGATTTTGGTCATTCTGTTTGTCTTCGTATATCAGGTTGCACTTTCAAAACCTGATTGGCTTGGAGTGTTTGGTGGATTAGTACCAACTACCAAGACATTCTCTGGTGGACCAAACGTTGGTGGAATGAACCCACTGAGTGGGGCTCTTGGAATTATCGGAGCTACGGTTATGCCACATAACCTTTACCTACATTCAGCAGTTTCTCAAACGAGAAAAGTTGATCATAATGACGAAGAGGACGTTGCACGGACTGTTCGTTTCTCAACTTGGGATTCTAACATTCAGCTATCATTTGCATTTGTTGTAAACTCACTTCTCTTAATTATGGGTGTTGCCGTATTTAAGACCGGTGCAGTTAAAGATCCATCATTCTTCGGTTTGTTCCAAGCTCTATCAGATACATCTGTTTTGAGTAACGGAATCTTAATTGGAGTTGCTAAATCAGGAATTTTATCAATCTTGTTTGCTGTTGCATTGTTGGCTTCAGGTCAAAACTCAACCATTACCGGGACTTTGACTGGTCAAGTAATCATGGAAGGCTTCATTCACATGAAGATGCCATTATGGCTTCGTCGTTTGGTTACTCGTCTAATCTCAGTTATCCCAGTATTGCTCTGTGTTGCCATGACAAGTCGCCAATCACCAATTCAACAACATCAAGCACTAAATACCTTGATGAACAACTCGCAAGTGTTCTTGGCCTTTGCATTGCCATTCTCAATGCTTCCACTATTGATGATGACTAATTCTGCAGAGGAAATGGGAAACCGTTTCAAGAACTCAAGACTAGTTAATTGGCTAGGCTGGATTTCAGTTGTTGCATTAACAGTTTTGAACATGAAGGGACTACCAGATTCAATCGAAGGATTCTTCGGTGACCACGCAACTGCTGCTCAACTGCATTTAGCAGACAACATCGCTTATGTGGTTATCGCTTTAATCCTGGCATTGTTGGCATGGACCATTTATGACTTGTACAAGAGTAACAAGAAGTACAGACTTCAAACTCAAAACGCATAA
- a CDS encoding ribbon-helix-helix domain-containing protein, producing MGISAKKTRTTITLEKEFKEHLQQLADEENRSMNNLIETALKKYVTEHEEESKKSGN from the coding sequence TTGGGTATATCAGCGAAGAAAACCAGAACGACTATCACCCTGGAAAAAGAATTTAAAGAGCACCTTCAACAATTAGCGGACGAAGAGAATCGCTCTATGAATAACCTTATCGAAACTGCACTTAAAAAATACGTAACTGAGCACGAAGAAGAAAGCAAAAAGTCAGGTAATTAG
- the fucP gene encoding L-fucose:H+ symporter permease, protein MDINGTEAKVVEEKHGWRQLADGYLSKTPIFQFALISLIFPLWGAAASLNDILITQCKTVFQLNDAATAFVQSAFYGGYFLIAIPASLVIKKQSYKFAIMTGLIFYIVGCGMFFPASQVATYTMFLAAIFAIAVGLSFLETSCDTYSSMLGPKKYANLRLNISQTLVPLGDIAGIVLGKYLIFGAVGNLSETMSHMHGAERLAYGEKMLQLTLQPYKYILVVLIAILILLAITPMPKSKAVSENAEKKDQPSLVETFKYLSKNKRFKKGVMAQFFYVGMQTTVWSFTIRLALNLGHNITDSDASTFMIYAYAAWFVGKVVANFLMNKFSVTKVLTFYSLLGTVTLILTTTIPNMTAVWMAIATSFFFGPEWPTIYAHTLDTVEDKRFTETAGAFVVMAIVGGAVLPAVQGLVSDLSGSMQFSFIVPVICFIIVTIYFYTEYKYDVKHPEQVTEK, encoded by the coding sequence ATGGACATTAATGGAACTGAAGCTAAAGTCGTTGAAGAAAAGCACGGTTGGCGCCAGCTAGCCGATGGGTATTTATCAAAAACCCCGATTTTTCAATTTGCGTTGATCTCGTTAATTTTCCCACTTTGGGGAGCTGCAGCATCGCTTAACGACATTCTAATTACTCAATGTAAGACCGTTTTTCAACTTAACGATGCTGCAACAGCATTCGTTCAAAGTGCCTTTTACGGTGGTTACTTCTTGATTGCGATTCCTGCATCGCTGGTAATTAAAAAACAAAGTTATAAATTTGCTATTATGACTGGTTTAATCTTTTATATCGTTGGTTGTGGAATGTTCTTCCCAGCATCACAGGTTGCTACATACACAATGTTCCTTGCAGCTATCTTTGCGATTGCTGTAGGATTAAGTTTCCTAGAAACATCTTGTGATACTTATAGTTCGATGCTTGGACCTAAAAAGTACGCTAACTTGCGGCTAAACATCTCCCAAACTTTGGTACCACTTGGAGATATCGCTGGAATTGTGTTAGGAAAATACTTGATTTTCGGTGCCGTTGGTAACTTATCAGAGACTATGTCACACATGCATGGTGCTGAAAGACTTGCCTATGGTGAAAAGATGTTGCAACTTACTTTGCAACCATATAAGTACATCTTGGTTGTCCTAATTGCAATCCTAATTTTGTTAGCGATTACACCAATGCCTAAATCTAAGGCAGTTAGCGAGAATGCTGAAAAGAAGGATCAACCTTCATTAGTTGAAACCTTCAAGTACCTGTCAAAGAACAAGCGTTTCAAGAAAGGTGTCATGGCACAATTCTTCTACGTTGGAATGCAAACAACTGTCTGGTCATTTACAATTCGTTTGGCACTTAACTTGGGCCACAACATTACTGATTCAGATGCAAGTACATTCATGATTTACGCTTATGCAGCATGGTTCGTCGGAAAAGTTGTTGCTAACTTCTTGATGAACAAGTTCTCTGTAACCAAAGTTTTAACTTTCTACTCATTGCTTGGAACTGTTACTTTGATTTTGACAACTACAATTCCAAACATGACAGCCGTTTGGATGGCAATCGCAACCAGTTTCTTCTTTGGTCCTGAATGGCCAACAATTTACGCTCATACCCTTGATACAGTTGAGGACAAGCGTTTTACAGAAACTGCTGGTGCTTTCGTTGTTATGGCCATCGTTGGTGGAGCTGTTCTTCCAGCTGTTCAAGGATTGGTATCAGACCTTTCAGGTTCAATGCAATTCTCATTCATCGTTCCAGTGATCTGCTTCATCATCGTTACAATCTACTTCTATACTGAGTACAAATACGATGTTAAGCATCCAGAACAAGTAACTGAAAAATAA
- the rbsD gene encoding D-ribose pyranase: protein MKKTTVINTELSNVIAGMGHMDWLSIGDAGMPVPMGTKKIDLALTKQLPSFMDVLKNILSELEVQKIYLADEIKTENPEQLKAINELLPDVEVEFMPHSDLKKNLAKTHAFVRTGEMTAFSNIILESGVTF from the coding sequence ATGAAGAAAACAACCGTAATTAATACTGAACTATCAAATGTGATTGCCGGAATGGGCCACATGGATTGGTTGAGTATTGGGGATGCAGGGATGCCCGTCCCAATGGGAACTAAGAAAATTGATTTGGCACTAACCAAGCAATTACCAAGTTTTATGGATGTTTTGAAAAACATCTTGTCTGAGTTAGAAGTTCAAAAGATATACTTGGCAGATGAAATCAAGACTGAAAACCCAGAACAACTTAAAGCAATTAACGAGTTGCTACCTGATGTTGAGGTTGAATTCATGCCTCACTCAGACTTGAAGAAGAACTTAGCAAAGACACACGCATTTGTTAGAACTGGTGAAATGACCGCATTTTCAAACATCATTCTTGAATCAGGCGTTACTTTTTAA